Below is a window of Bordetella genomosp. 9 DNA.
GCGCTTGGGGTTGCCCGACATGACGAACAAGCCGGTATTGCGCACGGCCAGGTGAACCAGCAGGTGCTCTTCCGCATCCAGCCATTGCGCGTAGTGGCGCAGCATGTCGGCCTCGAAATCGCCCTGCGGCACCTGGAAGCCGGCCAGGTCGCATTCACCGCTGTCCAGCGAGGCCAGGGCTTCCGCCGCGGTGCGATAGCGCAATTCCAGGTTGGCGGCGCCGCCGCCGATCTGTTGCATCAGGGCTTCCACCGCGAAACCGTGGCTGGCATGCAGCCGCAGGTGGGGGCCGCTTTCGGGCAGCAGCTTTTCCAGGTCTTCCTGCAGTTCGGACGCCAGGCTGTCCAGCATGGGCATCAGGCGCGCCTCGATGCGGCGGTTGGCCCACAGCAGCCGCTGGGCGAAGGGCGACAGCGCGGTGCCCTGCCGGCGGCGGGTGATCAGCAGGGGCGTACCGAACACGGCCTCGAAGCGCCGCAGCACCCCCCAGCCGTGCCGATAGGACAGACCGCAGGCGCGGCAGGCGCCGGCGATGTGGCCGACCGCGTCGATGGCCGACAGCAGCGCCAGCACTTCCTGCAGCGCGATGCCTTCGTGGTCGCCGCCGCCCTGGGTCAGCCACCAGCCGGGGCGCAGGGCGACCCTGAACCCGCCGTCGCTCATGGCCGGCCTCGGGGAGGGGTGCAAAAGGTTTTATAGGAAATAAAGTACATATTGAAACGCACGGCTCCCGGCGATACAGTCCCGCATTAGAGACAACGGCGCCTCTTATTATGTTCCAAAAAGCATATTAGAGAAATCCGCGCCGCCAGAAAACGATGTGACAGGAGTCCGTCTCCATGCGAGAAGGTCAAGCCAGGGCAGACCTGGCATCCAACGGCGGCGCCCGCGGGGGCGAACTGGCCAGCCAGGCCGCCGCGCAATCCGCCCATCCCGCCGTCGCCGCCGCCGCGCGCGCGATCCAGGCCCACCTGGGCGTGCCCGGGGCCCTGATGCCCATCCTGCATGCCGTGCAGCACGAAATGGGCTGTATCCCGCCCGAGGCCGTGCAGCCCATCGCCGAAGCGCTGAATCTGTCGCGCGCCGAAGTGCATGGCGTGATCACGTTCTATCCCCATTTCCGCCAGACGCCGGCAGGACGCCACGTCGTGGAAGTGTGCCGGGCGGAGTCCTGTCAGGCCATGGGCGGCGAAAAGATCGCCGCCCATGCGCGCAAGAAGCTGGGCTGCGATTTCCACGCCACCAGCGTCGACGGCGCGTTCACCCTGGAACCCGTGTACTGCCTGGGCCTGTGCGCGCAATCGCCGGCCATGCTGATCGACGGCGTGCCCTACGCGCGGCTGACGCCCCAGCGCTTTGACACCATCCTGGGCTACGTCAAGGAGGGGTCATGAACGCAGTCACCCCATCCCGCGACGCCGCCAGCCCCGTCACCGTGTACGTGCCGCGCGACGCCGCGGCGCTGGCGGTGGGCGCGGATGAGGTCGCCCGCGCATTGGAAGCCGAGGCCGCGCGCCGCGGGCAGGCCGTGCGCATCGTGCGCAACGGCTCGCGCGGCCTGCTGTGGCTGGAACCGCTGGTCGAAGTCGCCACGCCCGCCGGCCGCGTGGCCTACGGCCCGGTGCAGGCGGAAGACGTCGCATCGCTGTTCGACGCCGGCTGGCTGCAAGGCGACGCCGCCAACCCGCCCCACCCGCTTTCCCTGGGCCTGACCGAAGACATTCCCTACCTGAAGAACCAGGAACGCCTGACCTTCGCACGCTGCGGCATCACCGATCCGCTGGACCTGGACGACTACCAGGCGCACGAAGGCCTGCAAGGCCTGCGCCGCGCGCTGGCCATGGCGCCGGAGCAGGTCGTCGACGAAGTGCAGCAGTCCGGCCTGCGCGGCCGCGGCGGCGCGGCCTTCCCGACCGGCATCAAGTGGAAGACGGTGCTGACCACGCCGGCCGAGCAGAAGTACATCGTCTGCAACGCCGACGAAGGCGATTCCGGCACCTTCGCCGACCGCCTGCTGATGGAAGGCGATCCCTACGTGCTGATCGAAGGCATGGCCATCGCGGGCATCGCCGTCGGCGCCACGCAGGGCTATATCTACGTGCGGTCGGAATATCCGCACGCCATCGCCGCGCTGGAAGCGGCGATCGCCCGGGCGCGCGCGGCCGGCTGGCTGGGCGGCGACGTCCTGGGCAGCGGCAAGCGCTTCGACCTGGACGTGCGCAAGGGCGCGGGCGCCTACATCTGCGGCGAGGAAACCTCCCTGCTGGAAAGCCTGGAAGGCAAGCGGGGCGTGGTGCGCGCCAAGCCGCCGCTGCCCGCCATCGCCGGCCTGTTCGGCAAGCCGACGGTCATCAACAACGTGATTTCGCTGGCGTCGGTGCCCATCATCCTGGCGCGCGGCGCGGCCTACTACCGCGACTACGGCGTGGGCCGGTCGCAAGGCACCCTGCCCTTCCAGCTGGCCGGCAACCTCAAGCAGGGCGGGCTGGTGGAAAAGGCCTTCGGCCTGACGCTGCGCGAACTGCTGTACGGCTTCGGCGGCGGCAGCGCGTCCGGCCGGCCGCTGCGCGCGGTGCAGGTGGGCGGCCCGCTGGGCGCCTATCTGCCGGAATCGCAGTGGGACGTGCCGCTGGACTACGAAGCCTACGTCAAGATCTCGGCGATGATCGGCCACGGCGGCCTGGTGGCCTTCGACGACACGGTCGACATGCAGGCGATGGCGCGTTACGCCATGGAATTCTGCGCCATCGAATCCTGTGGCAAGTGCACGCCCTGCCGCATCGGCTCGACGCGCGGCGTGGAGACCATCGACCGCATCGCCGCGCGCGGCGCGGATCACGCGCAACAGGTGCATCTGCTGCGCGACCTGTGCGACACCATGCTGGGCGGCTCGCTGTGCGCGCTGGGCGGCATGGCGCCGTATCCCGTGATGTCCGCGCTGGACCATTTCCCCCAGGACTTCGGTCTTTCCCCGCACGCCCCCGACCCCGCCGGCCTGGCCGCCGTCGAAACCGACGCCCGCCCGCCGCACCTTTGACTCTTGCGGGCCGGGCACCAGCCCGGGCCGGCGCAGAAAGATTGGAGACTCCGCCATGTTGGAAACCGTCATCAAACGAGACCGCGACTACG
It encodes the following:
- a CDS encoding substrate-binding domain-containing protein produces the protein MSDGGFRVALRPGWWLTQGGGDHEGIALQEVLALLSAIDAVGHIAGACRACGLSYRHGWGVLRRFEAVFGTPLLITRRRQGTALSPFAQRLLWANRRIEARLMPMLDSLASELQEDLEKLLPESGPHLRLHASHGFAVEALMQQIGGGAANLELRYRTAAEALASLDSGECDLAGFQVPQGDFEADMLRHYAQWLDAEEHLLVHLAVRNTGLFVMSGNPKRIQGIADLARPDVRFVNRQIGSSTRQLVELMLRRLDIAVAKVHGYENSEFTHMAVAAHIASGMADAGIGVETAAHRFGLDFIPLARERYFFAIRKSALEQPAMQALLGIMRGADYKGYVGQLIGYDASETGRIQTLREAFGPEKL
- a CDS encoding formate dehydrogenase subunit gamma — protein: MREGQARADLASNGGARGGELASQAAAQSAHPAVAAAARAIQAHLGVPGALMPILHAVQHEMGCIPPEAVQPIAEALNLSRAEVHGVITFYPHFRQTPAGRHVVEVCRAESCQAMGGEKIAAHARKKLGCDFHATSVDGAFTLEPVYCLGLCAQSPAMLIDGVPYARLTPQRFDTILGYVKEGS
- a CDS encoding formate dehydrogenase beta subunit — translated: MNAVTPSRDAASPVTVYVPRDAAALAVGADEVARALEAEAARRGQAVRIVRNGSRGLLWLEPLVEVATPAGRVAYGPVQAEDVASLFDAGWLQGDAANPPHPLSLGLTEDIPYLKNQERLTFARCGITDPLDLDDYQAHEGLQGLRRALAMAPEQVVDEVQQSGLRGRGGAAFPTGIKWKTVLTTPAEQKYIVCNADEGDSGTFADRLLMEGDPYVLIEGMAIAGIAVGATQGYIYVRSEYPHAIAALEAAIARARAAGWLGGDVLGSGKRFDLDVRKGAGAYICGEETSLLESLEGKRGVVRAKPPLPAIAGLFGKPTVINNVISLASVPIILARGAAYYRDYGVGRSQGTLPFQLAGNLKQGGLVEKAFGLTLRELLYGFGGGSASGRPLRAVQVGGPLGAYLPESQWDVPLDYEAYVKISAMIGHGGLVAFDDTVDMQAMARYAMEFCAIESCGKCTPCRIGSTRGVETIDRIAARGADHAQQVHLLRDLCDTMLGGSLCALGGMAPYPVMSALDHFPQDFGLSPHAPDPAGLAAVETDARPPHL